In the genome of Ctenopharyngodon idella isolate HZGC_01 chromosome 19, HZGC01, whole genome shotgun sequence, one region contains:
- the znf706 gene encoding zinc finger protein 706, whose amino-acid sequence MARGHQKIQSQQKNAKKQAEIKKSKGHDQKTAAKAALVFTCGVCRSQMPDPKTFKQHFESKHPKTPLPPELEGVEA is encoded by the exons ATGGCTCGTGGACACCAGAAAATCCAGTCTCAGCAGAAAAACGCCaagaagcaggcagagatcaagaAGTCCAAAGGCCATGACCAGAAGACCGCGGCGAAAGCGGCGCTGGTGTTCACATGTGGCGTCTGCAGG TCACAAATGCCAGATCCCAAGACCTTCAAGCAACATTTTGAGAGCAAGCACCCCAAGACCCCCCTTCCCCCAGAGCTGGAAGGCGTTGAGGCATGA